From a region of the Arvicanthis niloticus isolate mArvNil1 chromosome 6, mArvNil1.pat.X, whole genome shotgun sequence genome:
- the Tmem186 gene encoding transmembrane protein 186 — protein MAFLLRAVPRLQGPTAWRRLLQPQWCYAGQGDSKRWVGSRSPPSQEKPPGTETEQFHTIYRFNAIRALGFLSRLKLSQTAVTVVALPPGFYCYSQGLMTLDSLCLMSGTASFALIMLCWMSHFFRRLVGILYVNESGTLLRVAHLTFWGWRQDTYCAVSDMIPLSESEEWVQDVFVRIQQYSGKQTFYLTLRYGRILDRDRFSQVFGTLAKLKNSS, from the exons ATG GCTTTCCTCCTTCGAGCTGTGCCAAGGTTGCAGGGACCCACTGCATGGAGGAGACTTCTACAGCCACAGTGGTGCTACGCTGGGCAGGGGGATTCCAAAAGGTGGGTGGGGAGCAGGTCTCCCCCCTCACAGGAGAAGCCACCAGGCACCGAGACTGAACAGTTCCACACAATCTACCGTTTCAATGCCATCAGAGCCCTTGGGTTCCTGTCTCGGCTGAAGTTGTCACAGACAGCTGTGACTGTGGTGGCCCTGCCCCCAGGCTTCTACTGCTACTCACAGGGACTCATGACCCTCGATTCACTGTGCCTTATGAGTGGGACCGCCAGCTTTGCCCTGATCATGTTGTGTTGGATGAGCCACTTTTTCCGGAGACTGGTGGGCATCCTGTATGTGAATGAGTCAGGCACCCTGCTTCGAGTGGCCCACCTGACCTTCTGGGGCTGGCGACAGGACACATACTGTGCTGTGTCAGACATGATACCCCTGTCAGAATCCGAGGAATGGGTCCAGGATGTGTTCGTGCGCATCCAGCAGTACAGTGGCAAGCAGACCTTCTACCTCACCTTACGCTATGGCCGAATCCTGGACAGGGATCGTTTCTCCCAAGTGTTCGGCACCCTGGCCAAACTCAAGAACAGCAGCTAG